Proteins encoded by one window of Arachis hypogaea cultivar Tifrunner chromosome 1, arahy.Tifrunner.gnm2.J5K5, whole genome shotgun sequence:
- the LOC140180769 gene encoding serine/threonine-protein phosphatase 7 long form homolog: MMKEEVDSGCSIMMVVVEMTKLRMLTCDHPVPLDRYNDRIGVVQYQKVLVNALIERWHPDTHTFHFPIGDCAVTLEDVALLLGLPTDGLPITGMTMSSFEALEAECLLQFGVAPRKSDCKGSGIKLTWLWDLKENLELTDKIGIQRYVRCHIILLIRMILFGDKSGAGVHWKFLPLLHDFGSIGQYSWGSECLAHLYRALCRASHFDCKKIDGPLTLLLGWAWIRLHIYRCFLGNPTVSTSKQIILRYNVPHGDRRYRYLNLAHFRKAFDELQEGQFVWVACAVDCVDPNIILVKIYMQSVVWSATVPLVSFECIEWHATDWYRRQFSFVQGVPYQERNLDKAHGEVLTGPKNLNWTIAPSHSFWVMHWTNRYNHVLIELSMPSQHPLDTYMYWYRTKFGDRLNLSNLVVQENDEGNQDMDDDNEEQEP, from the exons aaattaagaatgttgACATGTGACCACCCAGTTCCTCTGGATCGGTACAACGATAGG ATTGGGGTAGTCCAATACCAGAAAGTACTGGTGAATGCTCTAATCGAACGTTGGCACCCAGACACACATACGTTTCACTTTCCCATTGGTGACTGTGCTGTGACTCTTGAAGATGTGGCTCTACTTCTTGGTCTTCCGACGGACGGTCTTCCAATCACAGGGATGACAATGAGTAGTTTTGAGGCCTTGGAGGCGGAGTGTTTGCTTCAATTTGGAGTTGCACCGCGTAAGTCGGACTGTAAAGGAAGCGGCATAAAACTGACCTGGTTGTGGGATCTAAAAGAAAATTTAGAGTTGACTGATAAAATCGGTATACAGAGGTATGTGAGGTGCCATATTATATTGCTGATCAGGATGATCTTGTTTGGGGATAAATCTGGGGCAGGTGTGCACTGGAAGTTTCTACCATTGCTTCATGATTTTGGCAGTATTGGACAGTACAGTTGGGGATCGGAATGTCTAGCACACCTCTACAGGGCGTTATGCAGGGCATCTCATTTTGACTGTAAGAAAATCGATGGTCCACTAACACTTCTACTCGGTTGGGCTTGGATCCGATTGCATATCTATCGCTGCTTCCTAGGGAACCCTACAGTTTCTACTAGCAAACAGATAATATTACGTTACAATGTACCT CATGGTGACCGACGATATAGATATCTGAATCTAGCTCACTTTAGGAAGGCCTTTGATGAACTTCAGGAAGGCCAG TTTGTGTGGGTTGCTTGTGCTGTGGATTGCGTGGATCCGAACATAATTCTTGTCAAAATCTATATGCAGTCGGTTGTCTGGAGCGCTACAGTACCGTTGGTGTCATTTGAATGTATCGAGTGGCATGCTACCGATTGGTATAGGCGACAGTTTAGTTTTGTTCAGGGAGTACCTTATCAGGAACGGAATTTGGACAAGGCGCATGGAGAAGTCCTGACTGGTCCTAAGAATCTTAACTGGACCATCGCACCGAGTCATTCATTTTGGGTGATGCATTGGACAAACAGGTATAACCACGTTCTTATTGAGCTTTccatgccttcacagcatccaTTGGATACTTACATGTACTGGTACCGAACAAAATTTGGGGACCGCTTGAACTTGTCAAATCTTGTGGTTcaagagaatgatgagggtaatcaggatatggatgatgataatgaagagcAGGAGCCATAG